agtacgcacaaatcagcgctcagaagctttgactcagaaggttcagcatgcaacatcagaacatagtctggcaagacatcagaagatggtcaaggcagaatcagaacatgggtctatggaagcatcagaagaacttgagttcagaagcagaagcactgaagttctcgtgggctaagtggaaaaccattgtaatctgttgagattagtggattaaatcctcaggtgaggtaaatcactccatgggggtggactggagtagtttagttaacaacgaaccaggataaaaataactgtgcaaattgtttttatcgttcaagtttttagactacacttattcaaaccccccctttctaagtgtttttctatccttcatatggTTGGCGGTAGTGTGGAACATATGGAATATGCGAAATGCTATTTTGTTTAGGGGTAGTATTTATAATTTCGACGATTGTTATAGTGCTATTGTGCTATCTTCGTGGAAATGGTTTCGAGCAATTAATGTTTCATCTGTAACCGGTAATTTTAACGTTTGGAACGTTTTACCTCTATTGTGTATAAAGAGGTAAACTTCCGTCTTGTAGCCCCATTTTTCAGTTATAAATTCattacttattgaaaaaaatatagaCTTTTCCTTGCTTTAAGGGTCGGCCATGTGCAAGTGCAGGAAGTGCTGCAGCACAGGGTCTCAAATTTTAGGAGGCCCCAAATTTTGAAAGGtccaatttttttccataaatattaatcgaaataaataaaatgttataataaaaattcaataaataaagaATGCTATGATAAAAACTCAATACATGTAAAAATTGAGATAGATCAAActgaaaataattataattaaatatattattaattgatacataattgtattttttatgtgtctttttaaattattataattgtatttaatttttaaatttgggccaattttcaaatttaaaacggGGCATCTGAGTTGATTGAGCCGGCCTTGCTtgcttatatatttttttttttaggaagCAAGAAATTTAATaacgggagaactaagggttctccaacccgattacaaacAAAAGAACCGGGTccaaacaaggaaaattacacaccaattacAATTACGAGAGAAAATAAATCGGCTCCTTACAAAACTCGTAAAAAGAGTAATTGGAGTGAGTAATATTCCCACAAAAAGACCACTTCCAAGCCAACAATTTAATATTCCAAACGGTATTGTTGACATTCCACGGGTCGTCCTGGAAACACACGCCATTTCTAACCAACCATATCGCCCAAATAGTAGCTAACCAAATAATCCCCAATTTCCTAACTTTCACCATATTCACATCAAAAAAGGAGTGCCACTCCATAAAATGCGAAAAGCACTCGTCAAAAAAACTATTGCTTTTTCCTACCCAAAACTCTATTTCACTCCATATCTTCTTTACCACCCCACATCTAAAAAATAGATGGTGCATTGTTTCCATGTCATTACcacaaaatatacaaaaagaaTTCACTAAAGGGAGAACCACACCTCTACTTACCAACATCTCCCTAGTTGGAAGTCTATTGCGGAACAACCTCCAACCAAAAGCTTTAATTTTAAACGGAACCTCCAACTTCCAAATCAAGCTAAACACACCGTCGTGAACATTAGCGGGGCCAAAAGGAATCCTAATAGAATCCAAAAAATGATAACACGAAGCTACCGAAAACTCCTTATCCGAACACCCACTCCACACCACCGAGTCTTTGCCGACGCCCCACCCTCTAAACTCTTCCACCCTACGTTTCAAACTTACCAACTCCTCCGCCAACGCATCGTTGCTAACAAGAGAATCGGAAATACCGAAATTAACCCACTTCCAAACGCCTTCCATCCAACCACCCATCGCCGCTATCGAAACTTTTTTCAAACAAGACAACTCATATAACGCCGGAAACGCCTCTTTCAAAGGCTCGTCAAGAATCCACTTGGCATCCCAAAACGGAGTGCAAAAACCATTATTAACAACAAAACTAGTTCTTTCTACTATAGGATCCAACTTGAAAGAAAAACTCACCTTTAACAAGTCCTTCCACCAAAACGAACAAGATGGAGAAACAATGGCATCCTTTGTGGTGCAAAAGACATTAGAAGATAAATCTCCATACCTTGCTTTTAAAACTTCAAACCAAAGAGAATCTTGACCTTGAAGAATTCGCCACCTCCACTTGTTAAGGAGAGCCACATTAAACAAAGAACTATTTTTAACTCCCAAGCCCCCTTTATCCACCGGTAAAGTAACATcctcccacttcacccaatgaacTCTCCTCTTTTATTCCACACCGCCCCACAAGAATTTGCTTTGAATGGAATTAATCCTTCTCACCACTTTTTTAGGCATCCTATAAAAAGACACAGTGAAAATAGCTAAAGAACTAAGAATGGACTTTAAGAGAGTAATTctacctccaaaattcaaaaagcGGTTTGTCCATCCTTCCAACCTATTTTTCATCTTAGTCACAAGCGGCTTCCATGTGTCCTCCTTTCTCGGATTAAATCCAATGGGAATACCAATTTACAAGAAAGTAAAAAAGATGCCCCTTCCAAAAAACCCCTATTAGTATTAATTCCAATCAACTTACTTTTATGGTAATTGATCCCAAGGCCCGAAACAATCTCAAACGCGCGAAGAACCGCCTTTATAGCCCAAACATGTTTCCAACTTCCATCGCCCACAATTAAGGTATCAcccgcaaattggagaatatccatCGAACAAGACTCCTTAATCACAAACCTTTGGAATTCTCTCAACTCTATGGATTGTCTAATCAAACCCGATAGACCTTCCGCCACAATGACAAAAATAAAAGGAGAAAGGGGATCTCCTTGCCTCAAACCTCTAGAAACATTAAATTCCTTCGTGGGACTCCCATTAACCAACACCAACATACTACTAGTAAACACCAAAGATTCCATCCAGTTGTCCCCAAACCCCATTCTTCTTAACATGtatctcaaaaaattccaactaacTTTGTCATAGGCCTTCTCGAAATCAACTTTGAAAAGGGTACACCTTTTACCTTCTTTTCTCGCAAAGTCCACCACCTCGTTAGCCACTAAAACACCGTCTAGGAGTTGTCTTCcgggaacaaaagcactttgagaAGATGAAATGATAGAATGTAACACTCCTTTTAATCTCCCCGCCAAAAGCTTCGCCACTACCTTGTACATGCatcccaccaaacaaataggccTATACTCATCCAATCCAATCAgattagaagtcttctgaataagGGTCAAAAAGGAAGAAGTAACCGCCTTTGATAAATCCTTTCCGACGAAAAGATAATTGAAATAACAGATGAAGTCGAACTTTACAAAATGCCAacactttttgaagaaaagaaaagagtaaccatccggacccggacttttATTTACTCCACAAGCCCAAACCGCCTCTTTAATCTCCCTTTCAAGAAAAGGACTCTCTAGCCCCTCCGCCTCCTCACTACTAATAGAATTCAAAGAAATTCCCTCTAAACAAGGTCTAACCTCCTCCGTTTCCAAAAATTTGGTTCCAAAATGATTATACACCGCTTCTCTCACATCTTCCACCGATTCAACCATACAACTCGTAACCCGAATCGGCCCAAGGTGATTGCACCTTCTCCTTTGCTTCATTACCTTATGGAAAAAAACTACTATTCGAGTCCCCCTCTTTTAGCCAAGACAACCTAGATTTTTGAAGCATCAAATTCTCCTTTATCCTCAAATTCCTCCAAAAACTACTACACGCTTCTTTCCTCAAATAAAAATTTTctacaaaagaagaagaagaagaagaagaagaagaagaagaagaattagtAGCGAAAACCAACCTATCATCGGCCTCATTCAAATCACGAACCCCTTGTTCCATGTCTAGCTCAATCTTCCGAAACACCTCCTTGTCCCATCTTCTAAGTTTATCTTTAAGAAGCCTAAGTTTCTCTTTCAAGACAAAATCACCCCTTCCTTCCAATTTCAAACTCAACCACTCCTTTTCCACAAAAGAGACAAAAGAACTATTAGAAAACCACTCATTGTTGAACCTAaaaggtttaggaccccaattagAATTGTCTTTCATCAACCAAATTGGACAATGATCCGAGATGTCTCTATCACCAACCGCTTGACCAATCACCTCCCACCTATCTACAACAATACTCGAAACAATGAATCGATCTATACGGCTCATAGATTTACCGCCACCGCTAAACCAAGTAAACTTTTTACCTTTACAAGGTATGTCCACCAAAGCGCTTTTATCAATAAACTCCGAGAAAAGTTCCGAATCTCTATTACTCACCGAGATCGCCCTTCCTTTTCGTTCCCTACCATTTTTCGTAGCATTAAAATCACCTCCTATAATCCATTCGCCGTCTTTTAAAGACTCCTTCAACTTTAAAAGAGTATGCCACAAAACTTTTTTCTTATGAAGATCGCAAGGAGAGTAAATGTTCACCACATAGTATAAGTTACCATGCCACTTAACATGGATCCCAAGATATCCCTCTCCTCTAAAGCTACTCAAAACCTCCACACTCTCTTTGTTCCAAACGGTAAGAATCCCTCCCGATCTTCCCATcgaattagaaaaagaaaattcCACCTCCGTAGAGCTCCAAAAACTCTTGGCCAAAACATCACTCATGCACGAAATTTTGGTTTCTTGTAAAAGAAAAATGTCCGCCCTTCCTTTATTAATTAAAGCATTAATCCTTCTTCTTTTGAGTGCATTCACTCCCCCTCTAATATTTAAAGATCCAATAATCATTGAGAACCCATGATTAATTCCTTCCTTACCGGCATTTCTAGTTCTTTAGAACACACACCTTTCTCcaagttctcaattttatttattaacttgTTCCGGCCCTCCCCATCAACCACCCCCAACGCCACTATAGCCTCCCACAATTTATCTCCTACATTCATGTCCAAGAAATTCCATTGTCTCATATTGCTACGGAGTATGTCCGATGCTTCCTTTTGATTGCCATAGCATAGTGCCGAATTTCCAGCACTTTTGTCCATCAAAACAGCATTCATACCAACCTTACTGCTTTTACCTCTTTTAACATGCTTGCCTctctttcccaattcctttaaAGAAAGAAATCTGATCTGCTTTGAGTTGTGTCAGCCAGGGATTCACTTAGAAGTTACATTTGCCACAGACAGACATCTGTCCTCCGAAGCACCCTCCACGCCCCTTTCACCGTCTTTTTTCTTACACACGTAACTCTTACTCCTAGGATCATTAACAGAATTCAAAACACTCTCAGGAAACAAAATCGATTCACCAACCAGCTCAGCCGGTGACACAGCATCAGAATGCCCGCAGCGAATATTGCCATAAACCGCAGAATCAACACAAGCTTCAACCGGGGCGGATCCAGCTACCCCTGGCGGCAGCCTGCTTCCCATGGAGCCCCTAATCAATGCCAACGAATCATCAAAAATGCCTGTCCAACCGTGCGGCTATTAGAATCATTCCCAAGCTTGGAACCAGGGACACTGGCCGAAAGCATACTATCCTTAACAGCGTCGTCACCAGGTAAACACGCCTTATTAATAGCATTCACATTCTTCGACTCCAAAACACCGTTACTCGAAAATTGTTCAATGCTATCTTGAGAAAACAGGGAATCAACTGAATCAGCTTCGGCCCACCCTCCTTCCGACTCAAAAGAATCACAGCCAGACGTGGCGGAGACCGGCGTACCAAATTTAACAAAATATTGGCCCATAGCATCCTCCCGAAAAAAGATGTTGATACAACTCCCCCCTAAATCTAAGACCATTGTCTCAGGAAGCTTGAAGGATAAGGGCACATTAATCAACATCCTCGCGACATCGAAGGCACCACCTTTCGCCGTATTTTCATCAATGCATATGAACCTGCCCCACGATTCCGCCAAAGACACGAAAAATTCAGCCTGCCAAGCCAAAGCCGGTATGTCGTAAAGTCTAATCCACATATCTCTCCTATCGTCCACCATACCCTCCTCCCATCTCTTAATTTCCGAGAACCAATTCCTCCACCAACTTTCACCCTCCCTCAACAAATCTTCAATGAAACCCTCCTCAACCTCCTCTAGCAAGCACAAATTACCTCCTAACGGCAAGACTTTAACCGCAAAGACTCCCTCCATATCAAACTGATTTTGAATATTGTACGCCCAACCCGGAATACACACTCTACCTACATATGCTTTAGCTAGTCTTTTCCTTCGTAACTCACACGGGTGATAAAGAAAGGTTTTGATGGATGCCTCTGGTTTAACAACCTTCTCCCCTGCCTTACTTACCGCCTCTGCATAAGAACATCCTTCCCTAAAGATGCCATCGACAACCCCTTTTCCTCCCTTTACCTCTGCTTCTGCCCTGACATCTTGACTCACTCGCAAGTCAGATTTCGAACCTCCACCCCTAAATGCTCCGCCAGACCACCCTTTACGGAATCTTGGTAAGTTAACATGAATTTTCTTCCCTCCTATAATAGTATTGTCCAGACGAACGGCAAGCATCCTACCATCCGCGACATCAACAAAGCGGGCGAAGCCAAACCTCTTTCCTAACTTATTCCTCCTAGGCGATATCGCAACCTCAACCACACTCCCAATGCACCCAAATAAATCGAACAAGTCTTTAGCCGAAGACACCTCAGGAAACTCAGACACGTACATAGAAACGATTACCTTGTTCAAAAGAGGTGGATTCCGATTCCTCCCACCGAACGGAAAAACGTCCCATTTCGGCAAAACACGCTTGGAATGAGAGACCCTCGTCCACACACCCTCCTGCATCTTTTGGAGCAGGAAGAAGAGTTTGTCCTGGAATTTTATTTGGTGTAGCTAATATTGAGCTTCCTTTGGTTGCATTGTTGTATCACTTTGATTGGGAACTTCCTAATGGAATGAAAGTAGAGGAGTTGGATATGGATGAAGCCTTCGGAGCTGCTGTGGCTAGAAGGAATAGCCTGTGTTTGATTCCAACTCCATATTATATTGATTGATAGAAATCCGATCATTGCAAACAATATAGACCAAAATATTGGACAAATAATTTTCCAACTTCTCTCAAGCTACAAAAATTTTGGATTTTAATACCGTTAATtttaatccataataataatatttttcaacaCAAGTGTTTTATGAAATCTTCATACATTGCCAATGCCGTTTAGGTGACTAATTTTTTAAAAGGCAAAacgataaataatatttaaataagtggAAAAATCCATACATCATGCAAATAAATAGATTTCATAGTGATTCTTTGAGCACCCTTTTTCTggtttctaactttattttaccagaaaatgtattaaaaaaaagtatattaGTGAATGAGTACtagaagaagaaaagagaattttATACATATTAAGTTCCATACATATTTTAtaccaaaaataatattattataaaaaacatatttattaAAATCAGGAGAAACAAAACCACACAATTAATCCTTTCAATATAGCTATTAGATCTTACAACAAACTTACaataaattgaaacaaaataaaaatacaacACACAAATTCATGAAAAGCAAACCACACAAATGTAATAAAACATAATATTCACAACATATTTGTATTGGCATattaatcatcatcatcctcctccTCATCATCAATAAGTTGCTTTAAACCTGAAGCGATTCGATGTCATGTTGTTCTGAAGTATGAGACATGTCACTATTACCTTTGTTATGTGCCCtttcaaaaaaactttttatCTTTTTTGGGATCATATGATTGATCGCTTTTCCATTTTTATAGCACATCAAACCAATGATGGACAAGATACACAAACACAAATATATCGAACCAATTAACGGCGAAATAATGAACAAAGATATAAGTGAAACAAGAGTTCCAAATAAAACATTAACTGTGATCATGAATGGCACATGAAGTTGCAGCACTTTGACCAGAACCAAACCCATGTAATAAACAGTAATCATTAAAGCCAAAACCATAACTAGTAGAGATTTTTCATTGCTTGTGTTGATTATGGTAAACATTAGTCCAAAGTATTGGCCGAATAACTTTTCAACATAATTAAACCTACAAAAGTTTcaaatttaataaaagaaaataaaagtttagACATGGAAGTGACAATAATATTTGCTAGGAAGTATAGGTTATAAGTCAATTAATGAAGTGGAGTGATTAAGGTACCTTGTATTTGCAGGCATTATTATTCCTTTGAGAGATCTCCTATTGATTAATCTTGTCCTCGGCATGTGGCTCTTCAGGAACTAATGCTTTGTTTAGATCACAAAAGAAAGTAAGAGGAAAAATTGTTAAGAGAATGAAAGTAAGTAGAAAATAAATGGAGAGCTAGATGATTTTATAGGTGTTTGGTACCAAAGaaccatgaaagaaaacaaagatataaatttgttaaattttttttttaaatgtgataAACACCACTAAATTAaagtaaatatttatataataactaAGCATATGAAGCAAACAAACATTAAATTGGGTAAGAcattcaaaataacaaacaattttcctatttaataaataattaaatatatttaaatgatgTCAATATGATGGCCGGGAAGCACTGGCGGATTCAGAAATTTTTCATAATGGGGGCAAACAAAATAATCTAtaagataatatttatttttaaacatgatatattttatattaaggtgtatatatttttttcaaatatgtaatataatttataaaaacaaatgaTTAAAATAGTTTTCTTTGTCGGGAAAATAGCATAGGCCCCACAACAAGTTGGCTGTaaaaatgaaaggatgagaatatATCAAACCCTAAGTCAAAGTGCAAACGTGTCTCCGTTCCTGTACCCTACCCCATGTCTCCCTTTCTCCACCCCATGTCTCCCTTTCTGTACACTTTGTTTCTTAATACAATGGCTAGCAAAAATAGAGAGGAGaacttttcaaaaaatgttaTTACTATAAAACTTTCTTAACGACGTTAGTGACTAGGAATAGGGGGATGCATGTATTTATTTACGTTCTACTGtcataaattttataatattgtttggaaaattttataatattgtttAAAATTACTTCCAAGTTATATATCTCTATACTACTATAAATAACTGTATATTAAAATCGTTATTTATTTaagtaaatttaaaattaaatatattttaaaattgattaagAAATTATTTGAAAGTCTTACATGACAAATCTTGTTCACCATAAAGACCAATCATTAGGAAAAGAGAAATCAACTACTAGCTCTAATGAAGTCACAAATGAGAAAAGTCATAATGAGTCGCACTGTAAGTATAAAACCCAATTCTGTGCAAAGCTCGATATTTAATCTATTTTGTGATATACTAGATTTCAATACAAGTACTAATTACAACATTTGTTAATACATGATTTAGGTGAAAAAAGAACAAGAGGTTATTCACATATGCTAGATGTATGGGACATGCCGGCTGGAAACTTTATACTAGTTGATGTAGATCATTTGGGAAATCCTATCGGTTGGGAAGGAAAAACTCTATTGAATGCAATTGGAAGTTTGGTAAGGAGACACCAATGTGCTCCAATCAATTATGTGTGCTGGAGTGATATGCCTGAGAAAAATATTACTGATATGCTTGAACTAATTCAGGTGttgtataaataataataagtttGATTTCATTTTAGTTATTGTTAATTTTTCTTGCAATATATCTAACAAAATTATTGATTTGGTAATGGTTCCTTTGACAGACTAAATTTCGTTTTGTTCCTGAATTCACTGAGAGAACAGAGAAAATACTAAAGGATAATATGAGTATTAAGTGGAGGCAATTCAAGTATCATTTGAAGTCAAAGGGATATGACGGTagtaagaaagaagaagaaatggcAAGCTACATTCCCGATAGAAGGGTTGATCCTTCTCAGTATCGTGATTTAGTACATTATTGGTGTTCTGAGGACGgacaggtatatatatatatatatatatatatatatatatatatatatatatatatatatatatatatatatatatatatatatatataatgtcatTAATATTTTGTTCacataaaaattatttatcataTGTTGATTTTATTGTTGACTTTACATATTTACCGGATATAGAAAATCAGTGGCATGAACAAAATGAATCGCAAAAAATATGAGGACATTCATTGCATGGGAACCAAGAATCTTCCAAGCCTAATTCATGAAATGGTTTGTATTTATCAATAACATTTGATTAATTTCTCAATACATActggatgaatgatattattgTTATAAATGTTAGACAACAAAAGCTGGAGGAGTGCAACCTTCACGGGCACAAATTTACATTGATACTCGAACTAGAAAAGATGGAAGTATTGTGACTGAAAGTGCAACATATGTGATTGTAAGAATTTTCCtttctttaatatattttgatgtattgtttaaaataaatgaattagtATTTTAACATTAGCTAACTATAGAAGAAGACTCTCTCCTGGCAGCTACAAGACCTTTCAATGATGTTGTTACAGTAGCTATTATGGCCACTTGATGCAAATTGTCTGTCATAAAATATTTTGATCTTTTTTATGTGTAACCGTTTGCCTTATTTTGCAAATCCCCTTTTAATgtagaatttgattttaaaatgttgTGATCTAAGAAAGGTTGCAATAGAGAGTCAAAGAAGAAATAATATTGAGTTCTGCTAATGTCCATTTTTTTCTATTGAgttattatttgttgttttgatagCATAGGTTGCGAGAAATAATATTGAGTTACATTTGAAAAGTTACTTGTGTTGCATGTAGGAAGAGTTAAAGAAGCATATGGTAGAGGAGGAAGGCAGCTCACATGATTCTCAAGCCACCAAAGATTCTACAAGCTGGAAGAATGATGCTTATTCAAAGGTTAAACGACCTGAAAAGAGAGGACGGGTGCGTTGTCTTGGCAAGCTTCCCCGGCATGCCAGTTCTAGCTCCAATGCAGATAATAGAGTTGCAACATTAGAGAATTTGCTTGGAAATTTGGTCTCTGTTCTTCAAATGCGGTTTTCTGAAGATCCACAAGTTAACGAGGTCTTACGAGCTATTGCTGAAGAGGTTTGATTTTGTGTCACCTATTGACCACAATTTAGATTCAAATATATGAAAGTGAAGATACAAGACCATTCAAAATTGTAGATACATGAAAGCTGGTGCTTCTGTTGAATCCTCTTGAATATTTTACTTGGTCATTGATTAGATTCATACAAAATAGTGGTCTTTCTAGTTATACTTATTCaaacagaaaataagaaaatGTAGTTGAAATTCTTTGTTACTAtattgaaatatttgaatttaattgaaattgatataatagtttaattttaatattaagttaatttgttatatttaaattgaaataatagaaaatgtattgtaaatttttttaccgagtaattgaattttaatattatattcttcaattataaaaaaaaattaatttataattttattatattttggtaaattaaaaaatattatttaacagAGTTTTAGTGACACCTATTAAAACTAAAACTGTAGGTAAAAAGAGAAATATTTGTAACAGTGACCTATGATATAGTGACATTCAGGTAAATATTTGTCCGTAGCTAAAAACCATCGTGACACTTATTATACCGTAACATTACACCCCCTTATAATTGACACTAGGGGTGGGCGTCACTCAATGTCTGCAAGCTTTTTACCTACGGATTATTGACTTTTAGTGACACTTTTTGAGTGTCACAAAaagtcaattttcttgtagtgatgaTTTTATAGGTGTTTGGTACCAAAGaaccatgaaagaaaacaaagatataaatttgtaaattttttttttaaatgtgataAACACCCCTAAATTAaagtaaatatttatataataactaAGCATATGAAGCAAACAAACATTAATTTGGGTAATTTGGGTAAGACATTTAAAATAACAAACAATTTtcctatttaataaataattaaatatatttaaatgatgTCAATATGATGGCCGGGAAGCACTGGCGGATTTAGAAATTTTTCATAGGGGCAAGAAAAATAATTCATAATATAATATGtaagataatatttatttttaaacatgatatattttatattaaggtgtatattttttcttaaatatgtaatataatttataaaaacaaatgattcaaataGTTTTCTTTGTCGGGAAAATAGCATAGGCCCCACAACAAGTTGGCTGTaaaaatgaaaggatgagaatatATCAAACCCTAAGTCAAAGTGCAAACGTGTCTCCGTTCCTGTACCCTACCCCATGTCTCCCTTTCTCCACCCCATGTCTCCCTTTCTGTACACTTTGTTTCTTAATACAATGGCTAGCAAAAATAGAGAGGAGaacttttcaaaaaatgttaTTACTATAAAACTTTCTTAACGACGTTAGTGACTAGGAATAGGGGGATGCATGTATTTATTTACGTTCTACTGtcataaattttataatattgtttggaaaattttataatattgtttAGAAATTACTTCCAAGTTATATATCTCTATACTACTATAAATAACTGTATATTAAAATCGTTATTTATTTaagtaaatttaaaattaaatatattttaaaattgattaagAAATTATTTGAAAGTCTTACATGACAAATCTTAAGAAGAATTTTTATCAACTTTTGAAATTGTGAGTAGAAACTTAAATATGGTCATTTATTAGTTTAAAATTGTAATGCGGTAGATTTGTGAATAGAAACTTActaatgaattttttaaaatttcaaaattgtaATTATATattcagaaaaatataataaaataaaaataatttaatttaaacatgattaaatattatttagcTGTTGTGGGTGTTAGAGTCTTTGCCTTCCAtctcataaaatattaaatttagatTGTCTGTAGTTTTTTTAACACGTTCATAATTCGATACATT
The Vicia villosa cultivar HV-30 ecotype Madison, WI linkage group LG6, Vvil1.0, whole genome shotgun sequence genome window above contains:
- the LOC131613322 gene encoding uncharacterized protein LOC131613322, whose product is MKQRRRCNHLGPIRVTSCMVESVEDVREAVYNHFGTKFLETEEVRPCLEGISLNSISSEEAEGLESPFLEREIKEAVWACGVNKSPGPDGYSFLFFKKCWHFVKFDFICYFNYLFVGKDLSKAVTSSFLTLIQKTSNLIGLDEYRPICLVGCMYKVVAKLLAGRLKGVLHSIISSSQSAFVPGRQLLDGVLVANEVVDFARKEGKRCTLFKVDFEKAYDKVSWNFLRYMLRRMGFGDNWMESLVFTSSMLVLVNGSPTKEFNVSRGLRQGDPLSPFIFVIVAEGLSGLIRQSIELREFQRFVIKESCSMDILQFAGDTLIVGDGSWKHVWAIKAVLRAFEIVSGLGINYHKSKLIGINTNRGFLEGASFLLSCKLVFPLDLIRERRTHGSRLMPKKVRRVHWVKWEDVTLPVDKGGLGVKNSSLFNVALLNKWRWRILQGQDSLWFEVLKARYGDLSSNVFCTTKDAIVSPSCSFWWKDLLKVSFSFKLDPIVERTSFVVNNGFCTPFWDAKWILDEPLKEAFPALYELSCLKKVSIAAMGGWMEGVWKWVNFGISDSLVSNDALAEELVSLKRRVEEFRGWGVGKDSVVWSGCSDKEFSVASCYHFLDSIRIPFGPANVHDGVFSLIWKLEVPFKIKAFGWRLFRNRLPTREMLVSRGVVLPLVNSFCIFCGNDMETMHHLFFRCGVVKKIWSEIEFWVGKSNSFFDECFSHFMEWHSFFDVNMVKVRKLGIIWLATIWAIWLVRNGVCFQDDPWNVNNTVWNIKLLAWKWSFCGNITHSNYSFYEFCKEPIYFLS
- the LOC131613323 gene encoding uncharacterized protein LOC131613323, which translates into the protein MGRSGGILTVWNKESVEVLSSFRGEGYLGIHVKWHGNLYYVVNIYSPCDLHKKKVLWHTLLKLKESLKDGEWIIGGDFNATKNGRERKGRAISVSNRDSELFSEFIDKSALVDIPCKGKKFTWFSGGGKSMSRIDRFIVSSIVVDRWEVIGQAVGDRDISDHCPIWLMKDNSNWGPKPFRFNNEWFSNSSFVSFVEKEWLSLKLEGRGDFVLKEKLRLLKDKLRRWDKEVFRKIELDMEQGVRDLNEADDRLVFATNSSSSSSSSSSSSFVENFYLRKEACSSFWRNLRIKENLMLQKSRLSWLKEGDSNSSFFP
- the LOC131613324 gene encoding uncharacterized protein LOC131613324, giving the protein MQEGVWTRVSHSKRVLPKWDVFPFGGRNRNPPLLNKVIVSMYVSEFPEVSSAKDLFDLFGCIGSVVEVAISPRRNKLGKRFGFARFVDVADGRMLAVRLDNTIIGGKKIHVNLPRFRKGWSGGAFRGGGSKSDLRVSQDVRAEAEVKGGKGVVDGIFREGCSYAEAVSKAGEKVVKPEASIKTFLYHPCELRRKRLAKAYVGRVCIPGWAYNIQNQFDMEGVFAVKVLPLGGNLCLLEEVEEGFIEDLLREGESWWRNWFSEIKRWEEGMVDDRRDMWIRLYDIPALAWQAEFFVSLAESWGRFICIDENTAKGGAFDVARMLINVPLSFKLPETMVLDLGGSCINIFFREDAMGQYFVKFGTPVSATSGCDSFESEGGWAEADSVDSLFSQDSIEQFSSNGVLESKNVNAINKACLPGDDAVKDSMLSASVPGSKLGNDSNSRTVGQAFLMIRWH
- the LOC131611310 gene encoding uncharacterized protein LOC131611310, whose protein sequence is MLDVWDMPAGNFILVDVDHLGNPIGWEGKTLLNAIGSLVRRHQCAPINYVCWSDMPEKNITDMLELIQTKFRFVPEFTERTEKILKDNMSIKWRQFKYHLKSKGYDGSKKEEEMASYIPDRRVDPSQYRDLVHYWCSEDGQKISGMNKMNRKKYEDIHCMGTKNLPSLIHEMTTKAGGVQPSRAQIYIDTRTRKDGSIVTESATYVIEELKKHMVEEEGSSHDSQATKDSTSWKNDAYSKVKRPEKRGRVRCLGKLPRHASSSSNADNRVATLENLLGNLVSVLQMRFSEDPQVNEVLRAIAEEV